A part of Candidatus Electrothrix aestuarii genomic DNA contains:
- a CDS encoding PKD domain-containing protein — protein MLKKVGMLSVTTGLFLLLSSTAEAAVDKVICVPWQGDIYKSHTAVDGQSIRLKAVVKTTDGGQIWYKWNFGDGTESAVVSLSGKTKYNVEIDHVYNGAEDTPFTARLLVSDVDDTFADHVADNYLVKIAEDKLDPKVNIAIDNGLWYLYKSGGGTTSTLRSLDNSPIMVWSYSSFYASPTASAVHAFEINGHKETGNPDEDPYVEAVEHGLNFLFNGYFSNSSMLMTQAQSIGPQHGDNPDTNGNGIGIEVKDRGYRPVYQGGMVMDAIIASGTPDADSGRDYDGDGTNETYREVIQEMIDMYAWGQCDEVRDGLIQGGWRYNWNDWPDNSAAQWAAIGMIPAQEEPWNCTVPEWVKDYNDNWLDYSHQDTIDGQNIWGGFGYIGPGWSYALTPSGMVQLDFVEAETSDPRWVRSERWLADNWTTGYNWLGQNHLYAYYAFAKAMRLANPEPVVPFSSNNFDWYRGSATQQGLADRVADPLINHHYWDFYGPNLGTAWAVIILKPVLFAEAPIACFDADPNPNYPDAEINFDPSCSDHSEHGKDIDNITTFEWDWDNDGIFDTLTNSPSIVTSSFPCETIPCTYPVTLRVTDDNDPVRTATYVKNIEITYPPHPPVATVLSPYMVSLCEDDTLKLDGSDSYDPDVGEHEGGCTTCSDDTVTAWNWDLTGAPFDYTDESGEIVDLGTNFTSYFPVADFYNIGLQVADNTSQAYPSSGEGDLTDEGFGTVDVYDGCMCEVSGTALCLAVSLQWEDVGADTYYIYRSLTGPNLGFQDIGRTENTSKVAGSFVMGKPHWYRIMAETADGQRCLSRAVEVNGAPELCNPTADPGGPYSYCKGETVTLDGSGSTALAGTIVAWDWDLDNDGEYDDAFGEHVEHTWNENGEYTIGLRVTSSDSLTLTKEGTATVQIGYADRCNEPPVAKCKDIQASLDANGNVTISPTDIDNGSYDPDEGDHVTLSISKSNFSCADVDVQNLVTLNVTDDSGESDSCVANVTVVDNTAPDVQTKDLTVQLDSNGNASIAAADVDNGSSDTCGIASMTVAPSEFTCADLGDNTVTLEVTDVNGNTGTATAVVTVEDTLAPSIEVNAPATITPPDAPISFTAAATDNCSAAIEITDYSCYGFTGSGKQHSKMQSCVVSVSGDTITITDSGGVGDNIIWTIVATDQSGNETTAEGRVTVENPGRSKRGKK, from the coding sequence ATGTTAAAAAAAGTCGGTATGCTCTCGGTGACAACAGGTTTATTCCTGTTGCTTTCCTCAACCGCAGAAGCAGCAGTTGACAAAGTTATCTGTGTCCCTTGGCAGGGAGACATTTACAAATCCCACACCGCCGTTGACGGCCAGTCAATCAGGCTGAAGGCGGTTGTCAAAACAACCGATGGAGGACAGATTTGGTACAAATGGAATTTCGGTGACGGTACAGAGTCCGCTGTCGTTTCTCTGAGCGGTAAAACAAAATACAATGTGGAGATTGACCACGTTTACAACGGTGCTGAGGATACACCCTTTACTGCTCGACTGCTTGTCAGCGACGTAGACGATACGTTTGCTGATCATGTTGCAGACAATTATCTCGTTAAAATCGCTGAAGACAAGCTCGACCCAAAGGTCAATATCGCCATTGATAACGGGCTTTGGTACCTTTATAAGAGCGGAGGAGGTACAACTTCAACTCTGCGATCCTTAGATAATTCGCCGATTATGGTTTGGTCTTACAGCAGTTTTTATGCCTCGCCTACAGCCTCGGCAGTTCATGCCTTTGAGATCAATGGCCACAAAGAGACCGGGAACCCTGATGAGGATCCTTATGTCGAAGCAGTCGAGCACGGTTTGAATTTTCTGTTCAACGGATATTTTTCTAATTCAAGCATGCTGATGACTCAAGCGCAGAGCATTGGCCCTCAACACGGAGATAACCCTGATACGAACGGCAACGGCATTGGGATTGAGGTCAAAGACCGTGGATATCGCCCGGTCTATCAGGGCGGTATGGTAATGGATGCAATTATCGCTTCAGGTACGCCGGATGCGGATTCAGGTCGCGATTACGATGGTGACGGAACAAACGAAACCTATCGTGAAGTGATTCAGGAAATGATTGATATGTATGCTTGGGGTCAATGTGACGAAGTGCGTGACGGTCTGATTCAAGGCGGTTGGCGGTACAACTGGAACGACTGGCCGGACAATTCGGCTGCGCAGTGGGCAGCAATCGGTATGATTCCGGCGCAGGAAGAACCGTGGAACTGCACAGTTCCCGAATGGGTCAAAGACTATAATGATAACTGGCTCGACTACAGTCATCAGGATACTATTGATGGTCAGAATATTTGGGGAGGCTTCGGCTACATAGGTCCCGGCTGGAGCTATGCTCTGACTCCCTCTGGAATGGTGCAGCTTGACTTTGTCGAGGCTGAAACGAGTGATCCACGCTGGGTTCGTAGTGAACGCTGGTTGGCTGACAACTGGACTACAGGTTACAACTGGCTTGGACAGAATCACCTGTACGCCTACTATGCCTTTGCCAAGGCCATGCGGCTGGCCAATCCTGAACCGGTGGTGCCCTTCAGCTCCAACAACTTTGACTGGTACCGAGGGAGTGCCACTCAACAGGGCTTGGCGGATCGTGTTGCCGACCCTCTGATAAATCATCATTACTGGGATTTTTATGGTCCCAATTTGGGGACGGCTTGGGCTGTAATTATTCTGAAGCCGGTACTCTTTGCCGAAGCACCGATCGCCTGCTTTGACGCAGATCCGAATCCGAATTATCCAGATGCTGAAATTAACTTTGATCCGAGCTGTTCTGACCACTCGGAGCACGGCAAGGACATTGATAATATAACAACCTTTGAGTGGGATTGGGACAATGACGGCATCTTTGATACGCTGACCAATTCCCCGAGTATCGTTACCAGCTCCTTTCCCTGCGAGACAATCCCCTGTACCTATCCGGTTACCTTGAGGGTCACTGATGACAATGACCCGGTGCGGACCGCGACCTATGTCAAGAACATTGAAATTACCTATCCTCCTCATCCTCCTGTGGCGACAGTCCTCTCTCCATATATGGTTTCACTCTGTGAAGATGACACCTTAAAGTTGGACGGTTCGGATTCATATGATCCTGACGTGGGAGAGCACGAAGGAGGATGTACTACATGTTCCGATGACACGGTTACAGCCTGGAACTGGGATTTGACCGGTGCGCCTTTTGACTACACCGATGAAAGTGGAGAGATCGTTGATCTTGGAACAAACTTTACAAGTTATTTTCCTGTAGCAGATTTTTATAACATCGGTCTTCAGGTGGCAGACAATACTTCTCAGGCTTATCCTTCAAGTGGTGAGGGTGATCTTACTGACGAAGGCTTCGGTACTGTTGATGTCTATGACGGTTGTATGTGCGAAGTCAGCGGGACTGCATTGTGCCTCGCGGTGAGTCTTCAGTGGGAGGACGTGGGTGCTGACACGTATTATATCTATCGGAGTCTGACAGGTCCGAACCTCGGTTTTCAGGATATCGGTCGGACAGAAAATACAAGCAAAGTTGCTGGAAGTTTTGTAATGGGTAAACCGCACTGGTATCGTATTATGGCTGAGACAGCTGATGGACAGAGATGCCTCTCCAGGGCAGTTGAGGTTAACGGTGCCCCGGAGCTGTGCAACCCAACTGCTGATCCGGGCGGCCCGTATAGCTATTGTAAGGGAGAGACTGTGACGCTGGACGGCTCCGGCTCGACTGCGCTGGCCGGTACGATTGTGGCCTGGGATTGGGATTTGGACAACGATGGCGAATATGATGATGCTTTTGGTGAGCATGTAGAGCACACCTGGAACGAGAATGGTGAATACACTATCGGTTTACGGGTCACCTCCTCAGATTCCTTAACCCTTACTAAAGAAGGCACTGCAACAGTTCAGATCGGTTATGCCGACCGTTGTAATGAGCCTCCGGTTGCCAAGTGCAAGGACATACAGGCATCACTTGATGCAAATGGCAATGTGACGATTTCACCGACAGACATTGATAACGGTTCTTATGACCCTGATGAGGGCGATCATGTCACCTTGAGCATCTCAAAATCGAATTTTTCTTGTGCGGATGTTGATGTTCAGAATCTTGTCACTCTAAATGTAACCGATGACAGCGGTGAATCCGATTCCTGCGTGGCTAACGTGACAGTCGTTGATAATACTGCCCCTGATGTGCAAACAAAAGATCTAACTGTTCAACTTGATAGCAACGGTAATGCTTCAATTGCAGCGGCTGATGTTGATAACGGTTCAAGCGATACCTGTGGAATCGCATCCATGACTGTTGCTCCGTCAGAGTTCACCTGTGCCGATCTCGGAGACAATACAGTCACTCTGGAAGTAACAGATGTGAACGGGAATACTGGAACTGCCACGGCAGTCGTGACTGTAGAAGACACTCTTGCTCCGAGTATAGAGGTGAATGCTCCGGCAACGATTACTCCCCCGGATGCACCTATCTCATTCACAGCGGCCGCAACAGATAACTGCTCTGCTGCAATTGAGATAACGGATTACTCATGTTATGGTTTCACCGGAAGCGGTAAGCAGCACAGCAAGATGCAATCCTGTGTTGTCAGTGTGTCCGGCGATACGATCACTATTACTGATTCCGGCGGAGTTGGCGACAATATTATCTGGACAATTGTTGCTACAGACCAATCCGGTAACGAAACCACTGCGGAAGGACGTGTTACAGTAGAAAATCCGGGAAGATCAAAAAGGGGAAAGAAGTAA
- a CDS encoding HD domain-containing protein yields MFTNAKIAALFPGDLLEQLAIIHKDIGGEVYLVGGSVRDLVLGRSPGDLDLTVSHNAELWAEQLRNLTGGTYVELGREEDAARIVLRQGLDVDFSSFRSGAQSIVEDLELRDITVNALAVPVYGLLAQDWRDEDELLVIDPTGGLTDLKQQQIRVISEKSFADDPLRMLRVFRFAAVLDFIVMPETLEQVWLQRESVERVAKERVAYELDLIMGSPRAHQAFSAMRDCGLLWQVLPELQAGQGMNQPASHHLDVFEHCLEALNQMERVLAGLERYFPETSSVMERYLEGKHRRVQLKWAALLHDVGKPYTYGINEAKGGRITFYNHDLRGADILTEIARRLRWAKEDTSVIARLIAGHMRPFFLANNQRQDRLTLKACLRLVRKIGEHLPGLFLLAMSDALAGKGEASPEDIEQEVAGIFFRLLKVEEEHVVPVRTAPALITGKDLIDELGLTPGPLFRILLERVEEAHMEHRISTREEALALASSEARKRTR; encoded by the coding sequence ATGTTTACCAATGCAAAGATAGCGGCCTTATTTCCAGGCGACTTGTTGGAACAGCTGGCTATTATACATAAAGACATCGGGGGCGAAGTTTATCTCGTCGGTGGTTCGGTGCGGGATCTGGTTCTGGGGAGGTCGCCGGGAGATCTTGATCTTACTGTCTCCCATAATGCCGAACTCTGGGCGGAGCAGCTGAGGAACCTTACTGGCGGGACCTATGTAGAGCTGGGAAGGGAGGAAGATGCGGCTAGGATTGTGCTTCGGCAGGGGCTGGATGTGGATTTTTCTTCATTCCGCAGTGGTGCGCAATCTATCGTCGAGGATCTTGAGCTGCGCGATATCACCGTGAATGCCTTGGCCGTGCCAGTGTATGGGTTGCTCGCCCAGGACTGGCGGGATGAGGATGAGCTGTTGGTCATTGACCCGACAGGTGGTCTTACGGACCTTAAACAACAGCAGATCAGAGTCATTTCCGAGAAGAGTTTTGCAGATGATCCCTTGCGGATGCTGCGGGTTTTTCGTTTTGCTGCGGTGCTTGATTTTATAGTGATGCCGGAAACTCTGGAGCAGGTCTGGCTGCAACGAGAAAGCGTTGAACGGGTAGCCAAAGAGCGAGTGGCCTATGAGCTGGACCTGATCATGGGATCACCCAGGGCACATCAGGCTTTTTCTGCCATGCGGGATTGCGGGCTGCTTTGGCAAGTCCTGCCCGAGTTGCAGGCAGGGCAGGGGATGAATCAACCTGCCAGTCATCATCTGGATGTTTTTGAGCATTGCCTGGAGGCTTTGAATCAGATGGAACGGGTGCTGGCAGGGCTAGAGCGGTATTTTCCTGAAACCTCTTCGGTGATGGAGAGATATCTGGAAGGAAAGCATAGGCGGGTGCAGTTGAAATGGGCAGCTCTGCTCCATGATGTGGGAAAACCCTATACCTATGGGATTAATGAGGCAAAAGGCGGACGTATCACCTTTTATAATCACGATCTACGTGGTGCTGATATTTTGACTGAGATTGCGCGGCGACTTCGTTGGGCCAAAGAAGATACTTCGGTTATTGCCCGATTGATTGCTGGTCATATGCGACCTTTTTTCCTCGCTAATAATCAGCGGCAAGATCGTTTGACCTTGAAGGCCTGTCTGCGTTTGGTGCGAAAGATCGGCGAACATTTGCCAGGGCTTTTTTTGTTGGCTATGTCCGATGCTCTTGCAGGAAAAGGAGAGGCCAGCCCTGAGGATATTGAGCAGGAGGTTGCAGGAATTTTTTTCCGCCTGCTCAAGGTGGAGGAAGAGCACGTGGTGCCGGTGCGGACGGCTCCGGCCCTGATTACCGGAAAAGACTTAATTGATGAGTTGGGGCTTACTCCCGGCCCTCTGTTTCGGATACTCCTTGAACGAGTGGAAGAGGCCCATATGGAACATCGGATCAGCACCCGTGAGGAAGCCTTAGCTTTGGCCTCTTCTGAAGCTCGGAAAAGGACCAGGTAA
- a CDS encoding RlmE family RNA methyltransferase has translation MRKEQDFYFYKAKKDNYPARSVYKLEEAQRKYKFLKKKQRVLDLGCHPGSWSLYAAKEVGRQGAVVGVDLQYTDIPTQKDHAEIHWLCYDVYTDELITELRKLWPGFHVLISDMAPRTTGNQFSDHQHSLRLCRRALEIAGLMLHDNGSFYCKVFQGEDFPEFQRECKERFATIKVVKPQSSRNESREVFLLGRGFKR, from the coding sequence ATGCGGAAAGAACAGGATTTTTATTTTTATAAGGCAAAAAAAGACAATTACCCGGCCCGGTCAGTATATAAACTGGAAGAGGCACAGCGGAAATATAAATTTTTAAAGAAAAAACAGCGAGTCCTGGACCTTGGGTGTCATCCGGGAAGCTGGAGCCTCTATGCTGCTAAGGAAGTCGGCAGGCAGGGCGCGGTTGTTGGGGTTGACCTCCAGTATACCGATATTCCCACTCAAAAAGATCATGCCGAAATTCATTGGCTCTGTTATGATGTTTACACCGATGAACTGATCACTGAGTTACGCAAACTTTGGCCGGGTTTTCATGTCCTGATCAGTGATATGGCCCCTCGGACCACTGGAAATCAATTTTCTGATCATCAGCACTCTTTGCGGCTTTGCCGCCGGGCCCTGGAAATTGCCGGGCTCATGCTGCACGATAACGGTAGCTTTTATTGCAAGGTCTTTCAAGGAGAGGATTTCCCTGAATTTCAGCGGGAATGCAAAGAGCGCTTTGCTACGATTAAGGTGGTCAAGCCGCAGAGCTCCCGCAACGAGAGCCGGGAAGTGTTTCTGCTCGGTCGGGGGTTTAAGCGGTAG
- a CDS encoding DUF488 domain-containing protein — protein MKKETVPMRYPKYYRQRYIMTLLQNLENGVTGAEFQKVLFLSQRETEISYYDFISSGRGFYSFQAVNDLEVLHESGWLEIENNHIRVLRNLPHEKGLKQAEALKLLFFARGKKYRQEHLFSSNSVEQNKVQYFEGESVLFTIGYEGISFEQYVTRLMQQEIRLLCDVRMNPISRKFGFSKKRMAELLPTVGIEYLHIPGLGIASGKRRDLNTASDYQHLFADYRKDLSKKKKHLFKLTELMGQYGRLALTCFEHKSSFCHRHCISDYLQKEKNLKVVHL, from the coding sequence GTGAAAAAAGAAACTGTTCCGATGCGGTATCCAAAGTATTACAGGCAGCGTTATATCATGACGCTGCTGCAAAATCTGGAAAATGGTGTAACAGGGGCGGAGTTTCAAAAAGTTCTTTTCCTGTCTCAGCGCGAGACAGAAATTTCCTACTATGATTTTATTTCATCCGGTCGAGGTTTTTACTCCTTTCAGGCTGTTAACGATCTTGAGGTGCTGCATGAATCGGGCTGGCTTGAGATAGAAAATAATCATATAAGAGTGTTGCGTAATTTGCCTCATGAAAAAGGGTTAAAGCAGGCAGAGGCTTTGAAATTACTCTTTTTTGCTCGTGGTAAAAAATATCGCCAGGAACATCTTTTTTCTTCAAACTCCGTTGAGCAGAACAAAGTGCAGTATTTTGAAGGAGAGTCTGTTCTTTTTACCATAGGTTACGAGGGGATATCCTTTGAGCAATATGTCACCCGGCTTATGCAGCAGGAAATCCGTTTGCTTTGTGATGTGCGAATGAATCCGATCAGCAGGAAATTTGGATTTTCAAAAAAACGGATGGCCGAGTTGCTTCCGACAGTAGGGATTGAATATCTGCATATTCCTGGGCTGGGTATTGCGTCCGGTAAAAGAAGAGACCTGAATACGGCCTCTGATTACCAGCATCTTTTTGCCGACTACAGGAAAGATCTGTCGAAGAAAAAGAAGCACCTTTTTAAGCTTACGGAACTTATGGGGCAATACGGGCGGCTTGCCTTGACCTGCTTTGAACATAAATCTTCGTTTTGCCATCGGCACTGTATCAGTGACTATCTTCAAAAAGAGAAGAATCTGAAGGTCGTTCACTTATGA
- a CDS encoding YebC/PmpR family DNA-binding transcriptional regulator, which produces MSGHSKWSTIKRKKGANDAKRGKIFTKLIKEITVAAKMGGGDPDGNPRLRSAVNAAKAENMPKDNIDRAIKKGTGDLDGAVYEEILYEGYGPAGVAVLVETMTDNKNRTVADIRHYFSKSNGNLGESGCVAWMFDKRGVIVVDAEGVEEEELMELAIEAGAEDVVEEGSNFRIFTAPEDFNDVVEALEKAEVKMDEASVSMVPQNTVEVVEEKPAKNLLTLLDNLEDHDDVQKVHANFDIPDEIIEALS; this is translated from the coding sequence GTGTCAGGACATTCCAAATGGAGCACCATTAAGAGGAAAAAAGGTGCCAATGATGCAAAACGAGGCAAGATTTTTACCAAGCTGATCAAGGAAATTACTGTAGCTGCCAAAATGGGCGGTGGCGACCCGGATGGCAATCCAAGGCTGCGCAGTGCCGTTAACGCAGCCAAGGCCGAAAACATGCCTAAGGACAATATTGATCGGGCGATTAAGAAGGGTACCGGTGATCTGGACGGTGCAGTCTATGAAGAGATCCTCTACGAGGGCTATGGGCCTGCTGGTGTGGCTGTTCTGGTAGAAACCATGACTGATAATAAAAACCGTACGGTTGCGGATATTCGTCATTATTTCTCCAAAAGCAACGGCAACCTGGGCGAGTCTGGTTGCGTGGCCTGGATGTTTGATAAGCGTGGTGTGATCGTGGTGGATGCTGAAGGCGTGGAAGAAGAAGAGTTGATGGAGCTGGCTATTGAGGCTGGCGCTGAAGATGTGGTGGAGGAAGGGAGCAACTTCCGCATTTTCACTGCACCTGAGGACTTTAATGATGTGGTCGAGGCTCTGGAAAAGGCTGAAGTCAAGATGGACGAAGCTTCCGTCTCAATGGTGCCGCAGAATACTGTGGAAGTGGTCGAAGAAAAGCCTGCCAAGAATTTGCTGACCTTGTTGGATAATCTGGAAGATCATGACGATGTTCAGAAAGTACATGCCAATTTTGACATTCCAGATGAGATCATCGAGGCCCTGTCATAG
- the ruvC gene encoding crossover junction endodeoxyribonuclease RuvC → MRIIGIDPGSRVTGYGIIDKQGPGLGFVTCGTIRTGTEKDFSRRLLIIFDGLSEVMEQHTPEVAAVEDLFSAHNVRSALKLGQARGAVVTAAMKQGVSVYDYTPRVVKQAVAGYGQAEKGQVQRMVRTLLGLSGAPSSDAADALAVAICHANHIDRL, encoded by the coding sequence GTGCGAATCATCGGCATTGATCCCGGTTCTCGAGTTACTGGCTACGGCATTATTGATAAGCAGGGACCAGGGCTCGGGTTTGTCACCTGCGGGACCATCCGTACAGGTACGGAAAAGGATTTTTCCCGTCGTCTACTGATCATCTTTGACGGACTTTCTGAGGTGATGGAACAACATACGCCGGAGGTTGCAGCGGTGGAAGACCTTTTTTCTGCTCATAATGTGCGTTCAGCCCTCAAGCTGGGGCAGGCCAGAGGCGCGGTTGTGACGGCGGCCATGAAGCAGGGGGTGTCAGTGTATGATTACACGCCTCGGGTGGTTAAACAAGCTGTGGCCGGTTACGGGCAGGCTGAGAAAGGGCAGGTACAGCGCATGGTGCGTACTCTACTCGGTCTGAGCGGCGCGCCGAGTAGTGATGCTGCTGATGCGCTAGCTGTGGCTATTTGCCATGCCAATCATATCGATCGGTTGTAA
- a CDS encoding DUF2809 domain-containing protein: MARVQRKLLLYIPIIVSLIALGLPARLAPQYLPNWYVTYAGDFLWAMLVYFLYALLFRLSTQFSFVIALVTACLVEISQLFHPAWLDYLRSIRLLGFVLGFGFLWSDLVAYTLGISLAAGIDLFILICSSQKERKARGDRKTEH; this comes from the coding sequence ATGGCTAGAGTCCAACGCAAGCTGTTGCTCTATATTCCGATTATCGTAAGTCTTATTGCTCTCGGTCTGCCTGCCCGCCTAGCGCCGCAGTATCTGCCGAATTGGTATGTCACCTATGCCGGTGATTTCCTCTGGGCTATGTTGGTTTATTTTCTCTATGCACTTCTTTTTCGTCTATCAACTCAATTTTCCTTTGTGATCGCTCTGGTCACAGCGTGCCTTGTCGAAATATCGCAGCTCTTTCATCCTGCCTGGTTGGATTATCTGCGTTCCATCCGTCTGTTGGGTTTTGTCCTCGGTTTTGGTTTTCTCTGGTCTGATCTGGTCGCCTATACGCTCGGGATATCCTTGGCTGCTGGCATTGATTTGTTCATATTGATTTGTTCATCTCAAAAGGAACGGAAAGCCAGGGGAGATAGAAAAACGGAGCATTGA
- a CDS encoding Maf family protein produces MFTTCKPLILASASPRRQQFLQDLGLNFTALAADIDETPVENEEPDAFARRMAREKAELIAQHHPASWVVGADTVVTLGGRILGKPDDAEHALEMLRSLQGEKHQVITGVALRCVLEDSSEILSRATEVRFARFSDAILAAYVQTGEPLDKAGAYGIQGKGGFLVRSIAGSCSNVIGLPVNTCIGLLLHYNIIAPLQEGK; encoded by the coding sequence ATGTTTACTACCTGTAAGCCCCTTATCCTTGCTTCGGCATCTCCGCGTCGGCAGCAATTCCTGCAGGACCTTGGACTTAATTTTACAGCGCTGGCTGCTGATATTGATGAAACACCGGTGGAAAATGAGGAGCCTGACGCCTTTGCTCGCCGCATGGCCCGAGAAAAGGCTGAGCTCATTGCCCAGCATCATCCCGCCTCATGGGTCGTTGGTGCTGATACAGTGGTTACTCTTGGTGGGCGCATTCTTGGGAAGCCAGATGATGCGGAGCACGCTTTGGAAATGTTGCGTAGCCTGCAAGGTGAAAAACATCAAGTCATTACGGGGGTGGCTTTGCGTTGCGTGCTGGAAGATAGCAGCGAAATTTTGAGCAGGGCTACTGAAGTACGCTTTGCAAGGTTTAGTGATGCGATCCTTGCTGCCTATGTTCAGACAGGGGAGCCTCTGGACAAAGCCGGTGCCTATGGGATACAAGGGAAAGGGGGATTTTTGGTGCGTTCTATTGCTGGATCCTGCTCTAATGTTATTGGCTTACCTGTTAATACTTGTATTGGTTTGCTCCTGCATTACAATATTATTGCGCCTTTACAGGAAGGGAAATAA